In Blautia sp. SC05B48, a single genomic region encodes these proteins:
- a CDS encoding ferritin-like domain-containing protein → MILKEKERTVIQDLQTQEKSCIEKYGKYAQQARDPELKSLFQTLQKKEQEHYDSLSQVLSGTVPQVNCNDSDGRDYQPKTTYTSVMSSEDKEHDAFLATDCIGTEKLISGEYNSEVFAFEDSGVRKLLADIQVEEQNHAEMLYKYKTANGMF, encoded by the coding sequence AAGGAAAAAGAACGCACAGTGATCCAGGATCTTCAGACACAGGAAAAAAGCTGCATTGAAAAATACGGAAAATACGCACAGCAGGCCAGGGATCCGGAGCTTAAAAGCTTATTTCAGACTCTTCAGAAAAAAGAGCAGGAGCATTACGATTCCCTGAGCCAGGTGCTTTCCGGCACAGTTCCACAGGTAAACTGTAATGACAGTGACGGCCGTGATTACCAGCCAAAGACTACTTACACATCTGTGATGTCCTCAGAGGATAAGGAACACGATGCTTTTCTTGCAACAGACTGTATCGGAACAGAAAAGCTGATTTCCGGAGAATACAACTCGGAGGTTTTTGCTTTTGAAGACAGTGGTGTGAGGAAGCTTCTGGCAGATATCCAGGTGGAAGAGCAGAATCATGCGGAGATGCTTTACAAATATAAGACTGCGAACGGAATGTTCTGA
- a CDS encoding DUF6472 family protein → MKGTSCEYCANYTYDEECDEYYCDVNLDEDEYYRFVSSDYKECPYYRSGDEYKVVRHQM, encoded by the coding sequence ATGAAGGGAACCAGCTGCGAATACTGTGCAAACTATACATATGATGAAGAGTGTGACGAATATTACTGTGATGTCAATCTGGATGAGGATGAATATTATCGTTTTGTGAGCAGTGATTACAAGGAATGTCCGTATTATCGTTCCGGAGATGAATATAAGGTGGTACGTCATCAGATGTGA